gtgcCAGGATgttatgctagaaaccccaggcatctgacatggccctgccagcctgtttctatgtcattaaatcaagtgtctgcactgaattccattagcagtttgcactgtaggcatctccatgtgtctcagcatcatagtgaggggtgctctaacagtagtggccATCTAGCGTCATCtaagatggccaaggaaattctccacctggcccccacatcatgctctagaaggatatgcgtctcccagttgctccatcagagcaagcagaaactggcacgtgcctgggaccacctctgtctcttccaatgtcaccaggtgtttttgtgtgggcacctgactcccaccctccatttcAGGTGATTACAACTGGagcttagagaaagagctcccacgcagacatctgtgttgtgcacacatcagcttgggcaaggggaatcccacctgctgtgtttttgtggagttcatgggagtttgctgaatcccactccagcccagggacttccaaaccagaatgaggtgcccacattgactcatctgaatcagcacctgaaccaggtgtcaataagctgccttcttgctcctttctacctgtcctgcctagttaagaggtgggaatcagggcttcctgagtgggacatttccacctcttgcagataaccatcttctgatgaaacaatctgtagtGCTGCagtgagtcttccttcagtgcttagagagggaccactggtgattattttagtttattggagtgaacatttcccaggaggagggagcacaagggacagagaaattcatgagctcagctgggcctctgctcctgagtggggccaggatctggggatggagggagctcgtggcaagtgggcagcactgcccagacacagctgtgtgcaggagcagctcctctgcaaagactagcagggctccgggcactgcctgctgctgctgacatgagaggtgacaaggcagagagaagtgcaaggcagtgtggagtgggaggagagaggagagctgcttgtgggagaaatcttcacagcccttgacatggtaagtctctggctgcagggcaatgctactgaggttcctggaggggtcttgaaatcattccagtcacatgattagatttttaaggatgtctgtcccagcttctcctttgcagaggagggggatatgcttcagagcagggattccctgccacactgtcacaagaacagggtgtgcagctccattctgccaggggtggctgcaggggtgtgaagccagggagcacacacaggtctgtgcagggctgtgattcagagcagtgtccctgcaccccagggtgctgtgtgcccggggcagtgactctgctgcctgcgagggtcagccctcagcctgcccagggagctccccacagcactacgggGAGAACCTCTaggagagaggagagacccccagaagggcagcttcattctcctcctgagagggtgctgcgtgggacagggctgctcacagctctagctcatgcgcaggatatatccaaggggtcttttcaagaagagatcaagagaagggcttcttgaaagggaaggagctttccttcaggtgtctgcgccttcagtttcctaattgtggcagggagaatgaaggaacgagtcttctgttttgtcaaggaagtgggactcctaaaccttcactctcagagattaatagatcagtgagaaacctcaggaagccacttcatccccaccttagtctaaagacagcatcaacatcacctttgtggcctcataggagtttatgtgacctgctctttAGGACGtgtatgcacagagatgcccgtagacagtgccctgatccaggaggtttctgtagggcagagctgagcacaaaGAGGgagggatggtgtctgtgagcactgactgggagaagatgttgtgacagagaaagaggtgccagcagggacagcttcaggcagtagagatgggcagggaatgagagggaactgcagggcatgagccacctcctctgcagccagacctctggcagaggagaggggcatctctcctgctatgggcctatTTCATGCTTCCTGAAAAAGGGGCTGAGAGAGAATGTCCTGCAATGTTGCCATCTGTGaagtggcatgcccagctgggtaaggtgaaggctttccagaatgcctctctgcctctctccttgcctcccttggcagcaggatcatggtgttgctccttgtttcccctccggTCCATGCAGCTCCTGGTCTTATTTTGGGCTTTTCTgttgttgggtgttttcagctgcagttcagacattgatgctgcaagttgtggaacagagggggtctgcatgggaatgaggttaccccagcccccttctaacctgtggagctccaggaaatgcagtgtgtggggctgggaattgagctgactctcccttaaggagagcccatctccagtcctaacagtcctttgaccatttccctgtcgtgtcctgccaggctgtgtgctgccctctagaaaggcacagctgccttgtagcacctctgtgatatctgagagacccatgaggaaggtgccgagATGGTGAGagcatggagatggtggtggaaggctgtatgtgggcatctgaaaagagccctgtgtgtccttggctagaaggggaacgTGGAGAGctcctcaggtgcccggagaaagggtgagaagtttggagctgtgcactttgaaagtggacttgtgtgctctcagcaggggctggtttctctctagggcaacatatgagtgtgatcatcctccaggtcCAATAGCggcaagcacaaggcagctgggaatgagactaatagacagactagctgtcctcactctgcaacaagggacagtgaatctgtttttctcaggattcagtagaaatgccaaggatttctacctttgaggaacactccccagcggtgacaagaccatctcaaagaaaataaaaaatgcctgaaactctgttcctcaaacctcattctttagaattcagagtgaagatgctgaaaagcccttctacacgatgagtggatttcacctgacagaaagtgtgactgtcagagctagtcacccccattcccctgtgcccactgctttacagcggGACTGACTCcagtggagcccatgggcagagttccctgctccccacagcacactcaggcagggcaaagcagagctcaagcacgggagctgcacaaagatcctctcattaaagagagaggcaatgtgggggcttggatgaggactgcaacatttgggggtttcttggcttgaaaagtctttcctaacttctcaatttccttttttctttgagcAGTCCCCCATGcgcagagatagcaaaatgtccaacagcagctccttcaatgagttcctcctcctggcattcgcagacacacgggagctgcagctgttgcacttctcgctcttcctgggcatctacctggctgccctcatgggcaacggcctcatcatcacagccgtagtctgcgaccaccacctccacacccccatgtacttcttcctcctcaacctctccctcctcgaccttggcaccatctcctccactgtccccaaatccatggccaattctctctggaacaccagggccatttcttactcaggatgtgctgctcaagtctttctggttgccttcttgttaggaggagaatattgtcttctcacagtcatggcctatgaccgctatattgccatctgcagacccctgcactatgggacccttatgggcagcagagcttgtgtcaaaatggcagcagctgtctgggctagtggttttctgtattctgtgcttcacacggctaacacattttccataccactctgccaaggcaacacagtggaccagttcttctgtgaaatcccccagatcctcaagctctcctgctcagaatcctacctcagcgaagttgggcttcttgtggttagttgctgtttagcttttgggtgtttcattttcattgtgctgtcctatgtgcagatcttcacagttgtgctggggatcccctctgagcagggacgacacaaagccttttccacatgcctccctcacctggctgtgttctccctgtttgtcagcactggcctgtttgcctacctgaagc
The DNA window shown above is from Apteryx mantelli isolate bAptMan1 chromosome 11, bAptMan1.hap1, whole genome shotgun sequence and carries:
- the LOC136993052 gene encoding olfactory receptor 14A16-like — protein: MRRDSKMSNSSSFNEFLLLAFADTRELQLLHFSLFLGIYLAALMGNGLIITAVVCDHHLHTPMYFFLLNLSLLDLGTISSTVPKSMANSLWNTRAISYSGCAAQVFLVAFLLGGEYCLLTVMAYDRYIAICRPLHYGTLMGSRACVKMAAAVWASGFLYSVLHTANTFSIPLCQGNTVDQFFCEIPQILKLSCSESYLSEVGLLVVSCCLAFGCFIFIVLSYVQIFTVVLGIPSEQGRHKAFSTCLPHLAVFSLFVSTGLFAYLKPPSLSSPALDLVVAVLYAVVPPTLNPLIYSMRNKELKDLRLDGDVNVEVGCHCHDREMVK